A DNA window from Paenibacillus sp. HWE-109 contains the following coding sequences:
- a CDS encoding IclR family transcriptional regulator, which translates to MDDKYRVPAIERAHLILKEISLHPGKLKLIDLSRTLVINKSSMYSLLLTLENLGWIEKETGETYRLGRELSRFGHAAVQQRNLNEAFHKEAALAKQRLGESFQLAKLDGSEVLYIAKEEALTPVRLASEPGMRLPAHATALGKVMLADLSEDDFNALYSPSNEPFAHLTVNSITTAHALKISLQDIREQGYALDFEEAVIGFNCAAAPIRNAQGQVIAAVSCSMMLPQWEQKKQICIEEVCQLAHQLSD; encoded by the coding sequence TTGGACGATAAATACCGAGTTCCGGCTATTGAGCGTGCCCATCTGATTCTCAAGGAAATTTCGCTGCATCCGGGCAAGCTGAAACTCATCGATTTGTCACGAACGCTAGTAATTAACAAAAGTTCGATGTACTCCTTATTGTTAACGCTGGAGAACCTCGGCTGGATCGAGAAGGAAACCGGCGAAACGTACCGTTTGGGTCGCGAGCTGTCTCGTTTCGGTCATGCGGCTGTGCAGCAGCGCAATTTGAACGAAGCTTTCCACAAAGAGGCCGCGCTTGCCAAGCAAAGACTAGGCGAATCTTTTCAACTTGCGAAGCTCGATGGCAGCGAGGTTCTTTATATCGCCAAAGAGGAAGCGCTTACACCTGTTCGTCTCGCTTCCGAGCCCGGCATGCGATTGCCCGCGCATGCGACAGCGCTAGGCAAGGTCATGCTCGCTGACCTCAGCGAAGATGACTTTAATGCGCTGTATTCACCCAGCAACGAGCCCTTCGCTCATCTGACGGTGAATTCCATCACGACTGCACACGCATTGAAGATTAGCTTGCAAGACATCCGTGAACAAGGCTATGCCTTGGATTTCGAAGAAGCCGTCATCGGCTTCAATTGTGCAGCAGCACCAATTCGCAATGCCCAAGGGCAAGTGATCGCCGCTGTCAGCTGCTCCATGATGCTGCCGCAATGGGAACAGAAGAAACAGATCTGTATCGAAGAAGTTTGTCAGTTAGCTCACCAATTATCCGATTAA
- a CDS encoding SDR family NAD(P)-dependent oxidoreductase produces MRLQDKVILITGSGSGIGRSSALLFGREGAHVIVNDLDETKGRETVHEITQAGGTARFIQADVTHADSVKQMVDDIIQADGRIDVLFNNAGISGVGALHELEPDFWDRIMSINVKGVFLPSKYVVPHMIERQSGSIINMSSCIAEIGLARRAAYAATKGAVLALTKSMQVDYAAYGIRVNALLPGTILTPFVENYLRTSYDDPEAAIASLKTRQLSNELGRPEDVAQAALFLASDESKFMMGSPLYIDGGATFGKNA; encoded by the coding sequence ATGCGATTACAAGACAAGGTCATTCTTATCACAGGTTCAGGCTCCGGCATTGGCAGAAGCTCAGCGCTCCTATTCGGGCGAGAAGGCGCCCACGTTATTGTGAACGATCTCGATGAGACTAAAGGTCGAGAAACCGTTCATGAGATCACCCAAGCAGGCGGCACGGCCCGCTTCATTCAGGCCGATGTGACGCACGCAGATTCCGTCAAACAGATGGTAGATGACATCATACAGGCTGATGGCCGTATTGATGTTCTGTTCAACAATGCTGGCATCAGCGGTGTTGGCGCTCTTCATGAGCTGGAACCTGATTTCTGGGATCGCATCATGAGCATTAATGTCAAAGGCGTATTCTTGCCATCCAAATACGTTGTGCCTCATATGATCGAGCGCCAATCCGGTTCAATCATAAATATGTCCTCCTGCATCGCAGAAATTGGTCTCGCCCGAAGAGCGGCTTATGCGGCAACGAAAGGCGCGGTGCTCGCATTGACCAAATCCATGCAGGTCGACTACGCCGCGTATGGCATACGGGTGAATGCGCTGCTGCCGGGAACCATTTTGACCCCTTTCGTCGAGAATTATCTCCGTACCTCTTACGATGATCCAGAAGCGGCTATCGCCTCGTTGAAAACCAGACAACTCAGCAATGAGTTGGGCCGACCGGAGGATGTCGCGCAAGCGGCCCTGTTCCTTGCTTCTGACGAATCCAAATTTATGATGGGTTCACCATTGTATATCGACGGTGGCGCTACCTTCGGCAAAAACGCTTAA
- a CDS encoding fumarylacetoacetate hydrolase family protein: protein MKLLTFRAQNELKLGVHTDSGVLDIEQAVQQLSPDFNVPLTVHEAILGGTTANEALQQLVNLALKSEASASLLRSEDSLDYGPCVTNPSKIICVGLNYRKHAEETNAPIPQTPILFNKFSNTLTGHGHDIALPRVTKEVDYEAELVIVIGKQAKYVAKEQAYEHVYGYCCVNDLSARDLQMRTSQWLLGKSCDDFSPLGPYLVTADEVGNPNDLTISTTVNGKVRQNSHTSDMIFHCDEIVSYISQHMTLNPGDIILTGTPEGVVLGDPVDQRVYLQDGDVVTISIEKLGSLTNRLISE from the coding sequence ATGAAGCTGCTTACTTTCCGCGCACAAAATGAACTCAAACTGGGTGTTCACACGGACTCCGGCGTACTGGATATCGAACAAGCGGTTCAACAACTTTCGCCCGATTTCAATGTTCCTCTCACTGTTCACGAAGCTATCCTAGGCGGTACAACCGCTAATGAGGCCTTACAGCAACTCGTAAATTTAGCGCTCAAAAGTGAAGCTAGCGCATCCTTGCTGCGCAGTGAAGACTCACTCGACTACGGCCCCTGCGTCACGAATCCGAGCAAAATCATTTGTGTCGGGCTGAACTACCGCAAGCATGCCGAAGAAACGAATGCGCCGATTCCGCAAACGCCAATCCTTTTCAACAAATTCAGCAACACGCTCACAGGGCATGGCCATGACATCGCGCTTCCTCGCGTAACCAAAGAAGTCGATTATGAAGCGGAACTCGTTATCGTTATTGGTAAACAGGCTAAGTATGTCGCCAAAGAACAAGCTTACGAGCACGTGTACGGCTACTGTTGTGTCAATGATCTCTCAGCGCGCGACTTGCAAATGCGAACTTCGCAGTGGCTGCTCGGCAAATCCTGCGATGACTTCAGTCCGCTTGGACCTTATCTGGTCACCGCTGACGAAGTTGGCAATCCCAATGATCTCACGATCAGCACTACCGTGAATGGCAAAGTACGCCAAAACTCGCATACGTCCGATATGATTTTTCATTGTGACGAAATTGTTAGCTATATTTCACAGCATATGACGTTGAATCCTGGCGATATCATATTGACGGGGACTCCGGAAGGCGTCGTTCTCGGGGATCCTGTTGACCAGCGCGTTTACCTGCAAGACGGGGATGTTGTGACCATATCCATCGAGAAGTTGGGAAGTTTGACCAACCGTTTAATCAGCGAATAA
- the rpmG gene encoding 50S ribosomal protein L33 — protein sequence MRVVVTLACTETGDRNYTTTKNKRNQPARLELRKYCPRLKRHTLHRETR from the coding sequence ATGAGAGTTGTCGTGACCTTGGCGTGTACAGAAACCGGCGATCGGAATTACACAACAACCAAGAATAAAAGAAACCAACCTGCAAGGTTGGAACTGCGCAAGTATTGTCCCCGTTTGAAGCGTCATACGCTGCACCGTGAGACACGTTAA
- a CDS encoding GTP-binding protein, translated as MKSTDKKIPVTVLSGYLGAGKTTVLNHILHNREGLRVAVIVNDLSEVNIDADLIRDGGGISRTSETLVEMSNGCICCTLRDDLLKEVEKLAKENRFDYILIESTGVGEPLPVAQTFTYIDEEQGVDLTQFCRLDCMVTVVDAYRFWHDYASGETLLDRSQAVDENDTRDVVDLLIDQIEFCDVLILNKCDRVSEADLEELEGVLRTLQPRARFVRAEHGAVAPADILNTHLFNFDEASTSAGWMKEMAKESHTPETEEYGIASFAYERAKPFHPERLMRWMRDWPAEIVRAKGIMWLSTRNDFAQSISQAGPSVRFGPTGYWVAALPEEEKKAILMEDADQLTHWDKHHGDRINKVVFIGMDMDRAEITESLDACLLSEAEMLEDWAQYEDLLPNAIMEVEAG; from the coding sequence ATGAAGTCAACCGATAAGAAAATTCCAGTTACTGTTTTGAGCGGATACCTTGGGGCAGGGAAAACGACCGTACTGAATCATATTTTACATAATCGTGAAGGCTTGCGTGTTGCGGTTATCGTGAACGATCTGAGTGAGGTTAATATCGATGCGGATCTGATCCGTGACGGTGGCGGCATTTCGCGGACGAGCGAGACGCTAGTGGAGATGTCGAACGGCTGTATCTGCTGCACGCTGCGGGACGATTTGCTCAAGGAAGTGGAGAAGCTGGCCAAAGAAAATAGGTTTGATTACATCCTTATTGAATCGACAGGCGTAGGTGAGCCACTGCCGGTAGCGCAGACTTTTACTTACATTGATGAGGAACAAGGCGTAGATTTAACGCAATTTTGCCGTCTAGACTGCATGGTAACGGTCGTTGACGCTTATCGCTTCTGGCACGATTATGCTTCTGGAGAGACGCTTCTGGATCGCAGCCAAGCGGTAGATGAGAACGACACCCGTGATGTCGTAGACCTTCTCATTGACCAAATCGAATTCTGTGATGTGCTGATTCTAAATAAATGTGACCGGGTTAGCGAAGCGGACTTGGAAGAATTGGAAGGCGTGCTTCGTACACTGCAGCCTAGAGCCAGATTCGTTCGCGCTGAGCATGGGGCGGTTGCTCCCGCGGACATTCTGAATACGCATCTGTTCAACTTCGATGAGGCGAGTACCTCAGCCGGCTGGATGAAGGAAATGGCCAAAGAGTCGCACACGCCGGAAACGGAGGAGTACGGCATTGCTTCCTTTGCCTACGAACGGGCTAAGCCGTTTCATCCTGAGCGCTTAATGCGTTGGATGAGAGACTGGCCAGCTGAAATCGTCAGAGCCAAAGGCATCATGTGGCTGTCAACACGCAATGATTTTGCCCAAAGCATTAGTCAAGCAGGCCCCTCTGTTCGCTTCGGTCCGACCGGGTACTGGGTCGCAGCACTTCCGGAAGAAGAGAAGAAAGCGATTCTCATGGAGGACGCTGACCAGCTTACGCACTGGGATAAGCATCACGGAGACCGCATCAACAAAGTTGTTTTTATCGGGATGGATATGGACCGGGCTGAAATTACCGAATCTTTGGATGCTTGTTTATTGAGCGAGGCGGAAATGCTGGAAGACTGGGCGCAGTACGAGGACTTGCTGCCTAACGCGATCATGGAAGTAGAAGCAGGTTAA
- a CDS encoding metal ABC transporter substrate-binding protein, with amino-acid sequence MKKTWLHQSLAFTAISAVLLSGCTSNSASTSAGTTTTTLSPAAAGANAKLKVVTTFYPMYEFTKQVAGEHANVVALIPAGAEPHDWEPSAKDMVQVKEANLFVYNGIVEGWAKKALESAANDKRVVVEASKGIQLMEGLPEEEEEGEHHDHKEADGGKILDPHVWLDPVLAQQEVAAIQAGLTQADPAHKDDYQKNADAYIAKLKKLDESFRSELKDIKRKEFVTQHAAFGYLAKDYGLKQVPIAGLSPEEEPSPEKMAKVIQFAKENQVKTIFFETLVDPKIANTIAKEIGAKTDVLNPLEGLTDEDKKNNLDYIGIMQNNLKALKKALSEG; translated from the coding sequence ATGAAAAAGACATGGCTTCACCAATCGCTCGCGTTCACAGCTATATCTGCCGTGCTGCTCTCAGGATGTACATCCAACTCGGCCTCGACTTCAGCGGGTACTACAACGACAACGTTAAGTCCAGCCGCTGCCGGCGCAAACGCCAAATTAAAAGTGGTAACAACCTTTTATCCAATGTATGAATTCACCAAGCAAGTGGCAGGCGAGCATGCCAATGTTGTCGCCCTTATTCCTGCAGGGGCGGAACCCCATGATTGGGAGCCGAGCGCCAAGGATATGGTACAAGTAAAGGAAGCTAATTTATTTGTCTATAATGGCATCGTCGAAGGCTGGGCGAAGAAAGCATTGGAGAGCGCAGCCAACGACAAACGTGTTGTTGTAGAAGCAAGCAAAGGGATTCAACTGATGGAAGGTTTGCCCGAAGAGGAAGAAGAGGGAGAGCACCATGATCATAAGGAAGCGGACGGAGGCAAAATTCTGGATCCCCACGTATGGCTGGACCCTGTTCTCGCACAGCAAGAAGTTGCTGCCATCCAAGCTGGCCTGACGCAAGCTGATCCGGCGCATAAGGATGACTATCAGAAGAATGCGGACGCCTACATCGCCAAGCTCAAAAAGCTGGATGAATCGTTCCGATCCGAACTGAAAGATATTAAACGCAAAGAGTTCGTTACCCAGCACGCTGCGTTTGGCTATTTGGCCAAGGACTATGGATTAAAACAAGTGCCGATTGCCGGCCTGTCGCCGGAAGAGGAGCCTTCCCCAGAGAAAATGGCTAAGGTCATTCAATTTGCCAAGGAAAACCAAGTGAAAACGATCTTTTTTGAAACCTTGGTCGATCCCAAGATTGCGAATACGATTGCCAAGGAAATTGGCGCAAAAACGGATGTGCTTAATCCACTAGAAGGACTCACGGACGAAGATAAGAAGAATAACCTCGATTATATCGGCATTATGCAGAATAACCTGAAAGCTCTGAAGAAAGCATTAAGCGAAGGATAA
- a CDS encoding metal ABC transporter permease: MEMLHYDFMQRAFCAGGLIALLASVLGVYLMLRRQALMADMLSHVSLAGVAAGAYLHMNPTVTGFVVATLGAIAVEYVRRSYKSYSEISVAIIMVGGLSTAVVLMSLNQSINKGFSAYLFGSVVAVNQTELILMFAVALIGGAFFYVFRRPLYQITFDEDTAKTSGLPVSWISLGFSVITGMIVSAAMPIVGVLLVSALVVLPASLAIRIAPSFQAALLIAMGIGLLGVWAGLTASYELSTPPGGTIALLLLSFLVIGLSLKKAIVKWGKARNSLSQETGVAPINSVARLSKESSI, from the coding sequence ATGGAAATGCTGCACTACGACTTCATGCAGCGGGCATTTTGTGCCGGTGGGTTAATCGCGCTTCTGGCTTCTGTCCTAGGGGTGTATCTGATGCTGCGCAGACAAGCGCTGATGGCCGACATGCTGTCGCATGTCTCGCTTGCCGGTGTTGCGGCTGGTGCTTACCTGCATATGAATCCTACTGTGACAGGCTTTGTTGTGGCTACCTTGGGCGCCATAGCTGTGGAATATGTGAGAAGGTCTTACAAATCATATAGTGAAATTTCGGTGGCGATTATTATGGTGGGAGGATTATCAACCGCTGTTGTGCTGATGAGTCTTAACCAAAGTATCAATAAAGGGTTCTCCGCGTATCTCTTCGGTTCCGTTGTTGCTGTTAATCAAACAGAATTAATTCTGATGTTTGCTGTTGCTTTGATCGGAGGCGCATTCTTCTATGTCTTCCGGAGGCCGCTGTACCAAATCACATTCGATGAAGATACGGCGAAGACGAGCGGGTTGCCCGTTTCCTGGATTTCGCTGGGCTTTAGTGTCATTACCGGAATGATCGTCTCCGCTGCTATGCCTATTGTCGGTGTTTTGCTGGTTTCGGCGCTTGTCGTGCTGCCGGCGTCGCTTGCGATACGTATTGCACCAAGCTTTCAGGCTGCGCTCTTGATCGCAATGGGGATCGGATTGCTTGGGGTATGGGCCGGGTTGACGGCTTCGTACGAGTTGAGCACCCCTCCAGGCGGGACGATTGCGTTGCTTCTATTAAGCTTCCTTGTGATAGGTCTTAGCTTGAAAAAAGCCATTGTTAAATGGGGAAAAGCAAGAAACTCCTTAAGCCAAGAAACAGGAGTTGCTCCTATTAACAGCGTCGCTCGTTTGTCCAAAGAATCATCCATATAA
- a CDS encoding metal ABC transporter ATP-binding protein gives MLLASMQEVEYGYSETPCIQDANVEIQSGEFVAVTGPNGASKSTLLKLLLGLYKPWHGQVFLSATNQAGQKLRVGYVSQQISAFNSGFPSTILEFVQSGRATKGSWFRKMSEADREQTEKALQQMGMWGLKDRKIGELSGGQKQRICIARALAQEPDLLVLDEPTTGMDQESRKGFYELMNHQVKVLGRTVVMVTHGLAEVSPYLDRVIELERKEEGGWKCCTTTSCSGHFVPVG, from the coding sequence ATGCTGTTAGCCTCTATGCAAGAAGTTGAATACGGCTATAGTGAGACCCCTTGTATTCAAGATGCGAATGTTGAGATACAGTCCGGCGAATTTGTTGCAGTGACAGGCCCTAATGGAGCTTCGAAATCGACGCTGTTGAAGTTGCTTTTAGGTTTATATAAGCCATGGCATGGTCAGGTTTTTCTATCAGCCACGAATCAAGCAGGTCAGAAGCTGAGGGTTGGATATGTTTCGCAGCAGATTTCCGCGTTTAACAGTGGTTTTCCAAGCACGATTCTTGAATTTGTGCAATCCGGCAGAGCAACAAAAGGTTCCTGGTTTCGTAAAATGAGCGAAGCGGATAGGGAGCAAACGGAGAAGGCACTCCAGCAGATGGGCATGTGGGGGCTCAAAGATCGCAAAATCGGTGAATTATCAGGCGGACAGAAGCAGCGTATCTGTATTGCGAGGGCGTTGGCGCAGGAACCGGATTTATTAGTCTTGGATGAGCCTACCACAGGCATGGATCAAGAAAGCCGCAAAGGCTTCTATGAGCTGATGAATCATCAAGTGAAGGTGCTTGGAAGAACGGTTGTAATGGTGACGCACGGCCTGGCGGAGGTGTCGCCGTATCTCGACCGTGTAATTGAACTGGAGCGCAAGGAGGAAGGGGGATGGAAATGCTGCACTACGACTTCATGCAGCGGGCATTTTGTGCCGGTGGGTTAA
- a CDS encoding Fur family transcriptional regulator: MSDKTTVKEMIEIMVRGGWRITEQRRTLAEIFAKSEGYLSPKYVYDQMALSYPSVSFDTVYRNLRLLSDMGALEQFYFMDGGLKFRASCLNHHHHHLICTNCEKTLTFDYCPMDQGIKLPGKFKLTSHRFEIYGICEECQNAMD, translated from the coding sequence ATGTCAGATAAAACGACGGTCAAAGAGATGATTGAGATCATGGTCCGGGGCGGTTGGCGAATAACAGAACAACGGCGCACACTGGCCGAGATTTTTGCCAAATCAGAGGGGTACTTATCACCTAAATATGTGTACGACCAGATGGCATTATCCTATCCGAGCGTCAGCTTCGATACTGTGTACCGCAATCTGCGATTATTGAGTGATATGGGAGCGCTGGAGCAGTTTTATTTTATGGATGGCGGTTTGAAGTTTCGGGCAAGTTGTTTGAATCATCACCACCATCATCTCATTTGCACGAACTGTGAAAAGACGCTGACATTCGATTATTGCCCGATGGATCAAGGGATTAAGCTGCCTGGTAAATTTAAGCTAACAAGTCACCGCTTTGAGATCTATGGCATATGTGAAGAGTGTCAGAATGCGATGGACTAG
- a CDS encoding substrate-binding domain-containing protein, with protein MTADISYTTEEISKLLKISKLTVYDLIKKGELSAYRVGKQMRVDAADLDAYKMRAKSGKVYAAMPEAPIQQVQAQSANLSSKAAIVITGQDVSLDILSKHLERQISTHRPLRSYVGSLDSLISMYKGESDIVSTHLLDGDTGEYNVPYIKRLLTGNSYVVVNLVLRMAGLYVAAGNPKQLLGWEDLKRPGLRVANREKGSGARVLLDEQLRLHGISPRQLSGYEQEESNHLGVAGKVASGEADFGVGIERAASMVGGVTYIPLIQERYDLVMLKKPEHAQWIESVMAILKSEAFHRELRPILGYDLSQTGHIVFENEGI; from the coding sequence ATGACAGCAGACATTTCCTATACAACCGAAGAAATATCCAAGCTTTTAAAGATATCGAAGCTAACGGTTTATGATCTTATCAAGAAAGGCGAGCTGTCGGCCTACCGTGTCGGTAAGCAAATGCGCGTTGACGCTGCTGATCTGGATGCCTACAAAATGCGTGCCAAAAGCGGTAAAGTCTATGCCGCGATGCCAGAAGCGCCGATTCAGCAGGTCCAGGCTCAGTCTGCAAACCTTTCTTCCAAGGCAGCGATTGTTATTACAGGTCAAGATGTCAGCCTAGATATTCTGAGCAAGCATCTCGAGCGGCAAATTTCCACTCACAGGCCGCTGCGTTCTTATGTCGGCAGCTTGGATAGTCTTATTTCGATGTATAAAGGGGAATCGGATATTGTCAGCACACATCTTCTGGATGGAGATACAGGGGAGTACAATGTTCCCTACATCAAGCGGCTCCTTACAGGCAACTCCTATGTGGTTGTGAACTTGGTTCTGCGAATGGCAGGGCTCTATGTAGCTGCAGGAAATCCCAAGCAGCTTCTGGGCTGGGAGGATCTGAAGCGGCCAGGACTGCGAGTGGCCAATCGCGAGAAAGGCTCGGGCGCGCGCGTGCTGCTCGATGAGCAGCTTAGGCTGCACGGGATTTCACCGCGGCAATTGAGCGGGTATGAGCAAGAAGAATCCAACCACCTTGGCGTCGCCGGTAAGGTCGCTTCAGGCGAAGCCGACTTTGGCGTCGGGATTGAAAGAGCAGCCAGCATGGTCGGTGGCGTCACGTACATTCCACTCATTCAGGAACGTTATGATTTGGTGATGTTAAAAAAACCAGAACACGCACAATGGATCGAAAGTGTGATGGCCATTTTGAAATCAGAAGCTTTCCATAGGGAATTACGTCCCATTCTTGGGTATGATTTGTCGCAGACAGGCCACATTGTATTCGAAAACGAAGGCATCTAG
- a CDS encoding DedA family protein has protein sequence MNYEMLVSYIQQFGYLALFLSLWLGIVGMPIPDEVVVMTGGAVTVNGLLHPVPAFLLTYLGVVSGLSLGYLLGRYAGTPLLNKLRRKKNVDKALEFSETLVQKYGSFAICISYFFPIVRHAMPYVVGVNRMPFRRYALFSYTAGFVWTFLFFIIGRYAGDHAREVGSLIYKYGLRFLWIPFVLVAVWAIIWFAYKHSKPGRAS, from the coding sequence ATGAACTATGAAATGCTGGTGTCGTATATTCAGCAATTCGGCTATTTGGCGCTGTTCCTCTCTTTATGGCTGGGCATCGTCGGCATGCCGATTCCGGACGAAGTCGTCGTCATGACCGGCGGCGCCGTCACCGTAAACGGGCTTTTGCACCCCGTCCCCGCTTTCCTGCTGACGTATTTGGGCGTCGTTTCGGGCCTATCGCTTGGCTACCTGCTCGGCCGGTATGCGGGAACGCCTTTGCTGAACAAATTGCGCCGTAAGAAGAATGTGGATAAGGCGCTGGAATTTTCAGAGACACTCGTTCAAAAATATGGTAGTTTTGCAATATGCATCAGTTATTTTTTTCCGATCGTTCGGCATGCTATGCCATATGTGGTCGGCGTTAACCGGATGCCGTTCAGGCGCTACGCCCTATTCTCATATACGGCGGGCTTCGTCTGGACATTCCTTTTCTTTATAATCGGACGTTATGCAGGCGATCACGCGCGGGAAGTCGGTTCGCTCATCTATAAATACGGCTTGCGCTTCCTTTGGATACCGTTCGTCCTCGTTGCGGTGTGGGCGATTATCTGGTTTGCCTACAAGCACAGTAAACCTGGAAGAGCCAGTTAG
- a CDS encoding class I SAM-dependent methyltransferase has translation MNSSQVGSVIPSSGFLTRTMLPVTLPWHKMMQIAELGPGTGVFTRHIQRNRSSGSRLYLFEKNETFRKQLARRFPELPLFDDALRLREIVQKTGHPFDLIVSGLPFANFPYELKEELFGTICDALADNGTFVAFQYTLLLKPHFKMHFPAMDTGYTWMNIPPAWVFKCKKTLH, from the coding sequence ATGAATTCAAGTCAAGTAGGGAGCGTCATCCCAAGCTCTGGATTTCTAACCCGTACAATGCTTCCAGTTACTTTGCCATGGCATAAAATGATGCAAATCGCTGAACTCGGCCCTGGGACGGGCGTATTTACGCGGCATATTCAGCGAAACAGAAGTTCAGGCAGCCGATTGTATTTGTTTGAAAAAAACGAAACGTTCCGGAAACAATTGGCACGGCGCTTTCCTGAACTTCCTTTATTTGATGATGCGTTAAGACTTCGAGAGATTGTTCAGAAGACGGGACATCCGTTCGACCTCATTGTTTCGGGGCTCCCTTTTGCGAACTTTCCCTATGAATTGAAGGAGGAGCTGTTCGGCACTATATGCGATGCGTTGGCAGATAACGGAACTTTCGTTGCGTTTCAATATACGCTGTTGCTGAAGCCGCATTTTAAAATGCACTTTCCGGCAATGGACACGGGATATACCTGGATGAATATTCCTCCGGCATGGGTTTTTAAATGCAAGAAAACACTCCATTGA
- a CDS encoding ABC transporter permease — MHAFRRLVLTDLRNRRNTIWVTLGAMALLNVAVAILTRHRQLPDELGFIMFLNIMVFAAGLLIPFLHCFSTWLDEWKQHSIYQLLILPVPRTYLLVSKYISILVEVMLITAVMIAGLWMQHSVNGEQLFRAEPLVTFEWSKVLLVIKWFLSVTCCMFLCSASILIGKCCGRLSLLVSFLSFIAGLFLWIIAFANFMSTFTLVIVSLVFFMVSYYLLNKKVGVE, encoded by the coding sequence ATGCACGCATTTAGAAGGTTGGTGCTTACTGATTTACGGAATCGAAGAAATACGATTTGGGTTACGCTCGGAGCAATGGCTCTTCTAAATGTGGCGGTTGCCATCCTGACCCGTCACCGACAGCTTCCTGATGAGCTTGGTTTCATTATGTTTTTGAATATTATGGTATTCGCGGCCGGGTTGCTTATTCCGTTTCTGCACTGCTTTTCTACATGGCTTGACGAGTGGAAGCAGCATTCAATTTACCAATTACTGATTCTTCCTGTCCCCCGAACTTATTTGCTTGTTTCCAAATATATCTCGATCCTTGTGGAAGTAATGCTAATAACGGCAGTCATGATCGCCGGCTTATGGATGCAACACAGTGTTAATGGCGAGCAGTTGTTTCGCGCCGAACCTTTGGTTACATTCGAATGGTCCAAGGTGCTGCTAGTGATAAAGTGGTTTCTATCCGTTACATGCTGTATGTTTTTATGTTCTGCAAGTATCCTGATTGGCAAGTGCTGTGGCAGGCTATCTCTTCTTGTATCCTTTCTGAGCTTTATTGCTGGCTTGTTCTTATGGATCATAGCTTTCGCGAATTTCATGTCGACGTTCACTTTGGTCATCGTAAGTCTGGTATTTTTTATGGTCAGCTATTATTTGCTGAATAAGAAAGTAGGGGTCGAATGA
- a CDS encoding ABC transporter ATP-binding protein, translating to MIVVEHAIKTFGNKKVLDGISFSAEEGRIIGLLGTNGAGKSTLLKAMVGLLRLNQGKITMDGKSPSLSTRGMLTYLPDKDVWYPWMKLSDAMQYMKDMYWDWDDNKARHLLDFFELMPDSSIREASKGTRAKMKLLLTLSRQAKYLLLDEPFSGIDPFARQQIAQAIVDDFVEEGQTIIITTHELSEVEVLLDEVMFIHEGKLLLSGNVETLKLERNLSLMGILKEVYDHARI from the coding sequence ATGATCGTAGTAGAACACGCCATTAAGACGTTCGGGAACAAAAAAGTGTTGGACGGTATATCCTTCTCCGCCGAGGAGGGGCGAATCATCGGATTGCTGGGTACGAACGGCGCTGGCAAATCAACGTTGCTCAAAGCGATGGTCGGACTGCTCCGGCTGAATCAAGGCAAAATTACTATGGACGGCAAATCACCGAGTTTGTCTACAAGAGGGATGCTGACTTATCTTCCCGACAAGGATGTCTGGTATCCATGGATGAAATTATCCGACGCCATGCAGTATATGAAAGACATGTATTGGGATTGGGACGATAATAAGGCTCGTCATTTGCTTGATTTTTTCGAATTAATGCCCGATTCGTCGATTCGAGAGGCGTCCAAAGGGACGCGGGCTAAGATGAAGCTGTTGCTGACACTTAGCCGTCAAGCCAAATATTTGCTCCTGGACGAACCTTTTTCGGGAATCGATCCTTTCGCGAGACAGCAGATTGCTCAAGCGATTGTGGATGATTTTGTGGAGGAAGGTCAAACCATCATCATAACTACGCACGAGCTATCCGAAGTGGAAGTCTTGCTCGATGAGGTCATGTTTATTCACGAAGGGAAGCTGCTGCTTAGCGGTAATGTAGAGACATTAAAACTGGAAAGAAACTTGTCTTTAATGGGTATTTTGAAAGAGGTGTACGATCATGCACGCATTTAG